TTCAACAACTTTCGTTTGGGTGTGGCAATTAACGCAGGAGGTCAGTTTGGCGATGAATTCGTCGTGGTCAGGGTAGTTCGGTTTGAATCCTTGGGCGATGGTGTGGCAGGATGTGCAATTGGAGCCATCGTTGTGTGAAGTCAGAGTGCCATCGTTTTTCCAGTAATGAGTTTGGGTGTGGCACACCTGGCAGATGGCTTCTGTGGTGGCACCGCTGGCGCTATCGACAAGGCCGTCCTGAGAGTCGAAGAACTTCACACTCTTGGCGCCACTGTTTGGGGTTGCGATGCTGGATTTGACGAGCTGGCCATAGATGATGCCGAAATTGCTGCCGGTGTATTTGCCGGAATCAATCGGGTCGCTGCCGCTTTGGACCGTGATGGTTCCCTCGCCAAGGCCGGCTGCCCCGTTGGTAATCGCTGTTGTGGTCGAGGCGCTGATGATCTCATAAGTCTTTTCGCCGGTCGTGTATCCGAGGGAGATGAGCAGACCACGGCCAGTATTGCCTGATTTCTGACTCCAACGCTCGGTGTCCTGCCATGGAGCTTTTGCCGCAGCGTTGGTGAAGGTGATGGCAGTGGTGCCGTCATTGTTGTCGGTAATGGCGCCGATAGTTCCTTCTGCCAGGTAGAGACCGCCAGCTAAGGAGCCGTCACCAAAGGTAGCGGTGGCAGAGAGCCAGTTGAACTGGGCTTGGAGGTGGGGGTCGTGGCAGTCAATGCACTTGGTGCTCCCGTCCCCTAAAACAGTATTGTGGGAGTCCCCCATGGAGAAGGCTGAGTGGGGGAGTTTGCGGAATTCCGAACCGCTGGCTCCGTGACATTTGTTGCAGACATCATCGGTGCGTCCGTCGTATTCCGCAGTGCCTGGAGTGGTAGGAGAAAATTGCCACCATAAAGAGTAGGAGTGGCATGAACTGCAGTGAACATCATGCGATTCATTGTGAGGGGCATCAAGGACTGATGTTGCATAGGCGCTTCCCGCTGCCAGCATGGCAGCCAGTAGTCCAGTCGTAGCTGCCCTGACGACTGGGATGAGTTTCCATTGGTTTTTCATTTTTTCTTGGCTCCGCAATTAGTAGGGATTTTAATCAAGATAACGGCGGCTACCAGCTAAATATTGTTGCACTTTTTGCGCAAAATACCAGAGTAGTCTGGTGAAATATACCATAATACAAAACTATTGCAATATCCGTTATCGGTTGTGGGCAGTGGGGTTTGTGGAGGCCGGACGGGTGAAGATAGGATTGGAGAGGATTCTACAGTTGTCACTGGAGATGTCCAGGCGGTAATAATTTTTCCGTCCCGATGGTGGTTGGATTTCGAGGTGGCGAAGTACGGGTGTTTCTTCGGTTATGGTTACAATAATTTGTCCGTTCTCAATGAGTTTCAGAGTTAATGGATGAGCGCTGCCGGAGGAGGCGTTGATGCTGATCTCAATCAATGCCCTTTCGCCTGATAACTCGATCTCTTCGCCGCTGATGGCCCGGATGACCTTACTGGTGTCGGTTAGGGCAAATTTTAGAAGTCTGTCCTGGTTTGGCTGTGAACCTTTTACCGCATACATCCTGCCGCGTTCCAATGCTTCGAGTACTTCCTGTTGGTTAAGAGAACGGATAGCAAAGACCGTGGTGTAATCTCCCAAGTGTTCTCCGTGTCTGCCATCCTGATGGAAGTCGGCAGTGGCAATCCCCCACACAGGGCGTTGTCGCCGGCCAACGCAGTACTCTTCAAGTGTCTGGTCCCACCGACCTCCTGGTTCGGCGTCAATAAAGGCTTCACCGGATAACACGGCGATCCCGGTGTAGTTGTCACTCTCGGTTACAACCTCTGAATAGGGTGGAGTGTTTAGTTGGATGGGGGGAAGCAGTCGTTTGCCGCTGTTGGTGCCGGGATGATTCCAGAACGTCAGGCCGCCGCGAGACGTGACATGATCGATGAATTCCTGATAGGGCGCTATTTTCTGGTCGCCATGGTACTGATCGTACTGAGATTTCCCAAGGTGAATGGCATCAATGCAACCTATTAATCCAAGGGTGGTGATCATGATTCCGGTCTTGCTTCGTAGGCCTTTCAAGCGCAGCAGGATGAGTCCGATCAGAATGGCCCCCGCAAAGAGGATCAGTGCCGGGGGCTGGTTTCGCCAGGTTAGACCTGGTGTTTTGCCTATGGTAGGCAAGTCTGCAAAGTCTTGGACACTTTGTAAACCAAAGACCAGGAGATGCCTTTCCCAATTATTGAGGGTCAGACCTGTCTTGGAGAAGGGGAGTCCTGACCAGTAATAAAATGGCGAGGACTCCACCCCGGGAATCAACAGGACATCGTCGTGTCGGTGATTGGCTGTGTCAATGATATCAAGGTATTGATCCCAGCCGAAGGTTTCCACCGAGGGGAGTTGTTTGGTATACTTGAAGAATTTTCGCAGGGGAAAGATGCCGTACTCGACTGCTACGCGTTCATGGTCGGAGAGAAGGAGAATGCCAAGCCCGCGTTGGTGGCCGAGGTCAGCCAGCGCGTCAGGTGTATGGCTGCCATCGCTGATGGCGCTGCGGATATCAATTACGCCTGGCACCCAATGATAGTCGTTTGCCTGGCGCGGAGTTTTTGGATTAGGGCTATTTTCGCTGTGAGCATTTACTGGAATGGCGGAGACGAGGATGAGCCAGAAGAAAACTACATGGAGATAGTGCATGATGTCTTTCTTTCGTGATCGAGGGGATGCGCCGGTCAATAGCGTTGGACCGATGGCACATGGTTCACTTTTATCTGCCACTTCGGCTCGGCGTAGTATTTTTCTGGTTTTGCAGATGGTGTTTGTTGCCGAGTTTCGACGTTAGACTAAAGAGGTCCTTATTGTCAAGGCGCATGACCTTGTCAACAAGGATGGTGTCGCAAAAAGTCCGATCTACTGCGTCCCCGTCCAACACCAGCGGGGATTGAACTGAATTGCGTGGCGGTTTTGCTCGTTCGGCATACCATATGTATAGCCTCACTCACAAAAGACACCCCGCGTCTTGTATGTCGCACCTTTTGCTTAGCCATCCCCGGACTTTTTGCGAGATTGTCAACAATAGGAGTGGAGCGTGTGGATCAGGAATTTTAAAAGTCGATGCTATTTGTGTTACAATGTAGGCGGTCGTCTTGATTTGGTTTCAGGTTATGGTGTGGATTGTCCCTCCCTGCTGGACTTGTCTCATTGTCGTCATTAGCAAAGATCTCTTACGAGGTTGGGGCGTGATTTTTTTTAAAAAAATTGAACGTAATTTTTCTTGCGCTGCTATAATAAGCCTTTAGTTAAATTAAAGGTAACTGGGATTTCCCCTCATTGGATAACGCTAAATTTTAACGGTTGATGGTAATAGGTGTAATAATTTTTTGGAAATAAAAGGGAGAAAATGGATTTCCATATTAAGCATTCTTGCAAGGAGATTTTATGAAATTAGACTGGGATATGACTATTCTAGTAGTGGATGATACTGGTTTCATGCGCAAAATTATTGCAGATATTTTGCAAAAAATTGGCTTCAAAAACATTGTTGTAGCGGTAGATGGATTGGATGCCATTGAAAAGTTAAAAGAGCATCGGGTTGGTCTGATCCGCTCTGACTGGAACATCCCTAATATGGATGGGCTGGCGTTACTTAAGCATGTCCGACAGGATGAGCAGAATAAAGATGTGCTTTTCATCATGGCAACTGCCCAGGCTGACAAGACGAATATCTCGATTGCTATGGAGGCGGGCGCTAATTCCCATATCGCCAAGCCTTTTGATGAAGGGCAGATAAAACTGAAGATTGACGAGATCTTCGGGATCACGACCGAAACGGCCACAATTCAATCTCAACCTCGGGTGGTGGCTGGCAAGGTCAAAATGAAGATTGGTCATATCCAGATTACCGATCACTTGGCGCTTGGTGTTTTAAATCATCAAATTAATACCGGAGAGGTCACGCCAAAGTATTTTGAGCTTGAGTCTCTCTGTATGGCGGGTTGGAACCCGGTCCAGGATACGCTGGAGAATGGACAGGTTGATGGCGCCTTTGTGCTGGCGCCAATCGCCATGGATCTCTTTGGGTTTGGGGTGGATATTCGCCTGATCCTGCTGGCTCATAAAAACGGTAGTATCTTTGTCCGTTCGCGCAATACCCCATTCTTGGATTATGCCTCTGAGGCCGAATTTTATAAGTATAAGGCTGTTAATATCCCGCACAAGATGTCGATCCATCATCTGCTGGCCCATCAATACTTAAGCGGCTTGGGTCTTAAGCCTGGGGTGCCGGGCGCCGGCAAGGCAATCAATGTTCGCTTCGAGGTGGCGCCTCCCATTCAGATGCCTGCGATCATGAAGGAAAATGATGAAGTGGGGGGATTTATTGTTGCCGAGCCGATTGGCTCAAGCGCGATCAAGGCCGGCATCGCTGATCTGCAATTTATCTCCTCGTCGCTCTGGCCCGAGCATCCCTGCTGTGTAGTGGCCATGCGCAATGAGTTTATTCAACAATATCCTGATGCGGTCCATGAATTTACCGCCTTGCTCATGCAGGCAGGGAAATATGCCGAGCAAAATAAGGCTATAGCGGCAGAAATCGCGGTGCCGTTTCTTGATCCGCACAAGACGCTTGGTCTGCAGCAAGCGGTAATCCAAAAAGTTTTGGAAGATCCTCAGGGGATCACGATGCGCGATCTGTATCCGGTGCTTGAGGATCTCGATAAGATTCAGCGGTATATGTTCGACAGTATGGGGGTCGGCAAGATCATCGATCTGGAAAAACTGGTTGACTTGAAATTTGCCCGCGCGGCGGGGTGATCATGATTTCCTGTAATCGAAAAAAATGACGCGGACGACTGCGGTCAATAGTCGGTATGCCTTGGAAGAAGTTCTTGCCAATTTGGACAGTCGCGACCTGATCAAGGCTCGAATTGTTCTGGGACATTTTTCGCATCTTGAGGAGGGGGCGCAACGTCGGATTCTTTTTGAATTGAACAGACGTGACGATCAGATGTGTTTGGCTATGCTGGTGTATCTCATCTCGACAAATCAGCAGGCCCGTGAGAAGTATTCGGATATCGCGGAAAGCATTCTGGCCAAGGTTCTGGATGAGCCCCAAGACCTCTTGAGTCTTTTGACCTCCTGCCGTGGTGTGGAGATGTGCTACTGTATTGAGCTTGTCGGTAAAATTCGCTTACGCGAGGCAGTGCCGGAACTCATTCAACTGTTGGCGAGCCACTCCGACCCAGTTATTCTCAAGGCGGCTATTGTAGCTCTCGGCGTCATCGGCAGTCCTGACGCGGTAAATGCCATCACCGGAATCATCTTGTCAGGTAGTGATTCTTTGATTTTGCCTGCGATTCAGGCCTTAGGCCAGATAGCTTCACCAACCGCCATGCAACGCCTGGTGGAATGTCTTGGCACAGACGAGGCCATCGACATGATCATTTTGGATATTTTTGCCGCTATTCAGGATGACGTGGCCCTTGAGATTCTCAACAAGACTCTTCAGTCACGCTCCGCTGTTTTGCGGAATTACAGTAAGAGTAAATTGATCGCCATTGGCAACAAGGCTGTGCCGATTTTGATTGCCAATCTTGCCTCGCCCGACTCGGATTTGCAGATTCACTCCTTAAACGCGTTGTTGGAAATTGGTGATGATAGTGCAGTCATGCCTATCCGTAAGCTGATCACCACTCAACCTCATAACGCCAATGTCAGATTTGCCGCCTTTGAGGCCTTGGCCAATCTGCCGGTGCGCAAAGGCGATTACATCTGGGCCAGCGGACTTCTTGACTCGGAAAGCAATATCCGGTTAGCCGCAGCCAAGGCTATCGAAAGAACTCTTGACGATGTTCTCTCCGCTGGTATCAGGAATATGGTACGAAATCAGGACCAGGAGGCAGTTCAGGTCGTGAGGGCCGTCTTGGATAGTCAGTCGAAGAACATCGTCCTTAACCTCATTCGTCACGAGATTGGTGTCGATCTGGTTATCGACTACCTTACCTCCCAAGCTCATCAGGATATCAGGGCGTTTTTTTTCCAGGTCCTGTTGGAGGCTGGCTATGCCGATTTGGCTCAAGTTGTCATCGACTCTCAAAAGCAACAAGGTGTCAAAGAGAGCATCAAGGTTTGTGCTGTCGATGATTCGCGGATGATCCTCAGTGTCTACCGCAGTGTCTTGAATGAGTTGGGCTATGAGTCGGAGTTGTTTACCAATCCAGAGGTAGCCCTTGACTGGCTCAAGATAAATCAGGTCGGATTTGTCTGCACGGATCTTAATATGCCGGAGATGACCGGGATCGATCTGACCCGAGCGTTACGAAAAATATTTAACAAAGAGCAGTTGCCGATCATCATGGTCACCACCCAGAATGATCGGCAGGAGCATGGAGAGGCGATTGCGGCGGGCGTTAATTGTATTGCAGCCAAGCCGTTTGATGCCAAAAGCTTGCAGGCGGCAATAGCGACTATTCATCATGTTTCGCCGTAGAGCTATCGATTTGTCTCTAGTCTCAAGGGGGTAATTTCTCTCCTGGGCATTATTGAAGTTCTCAAGTGAATTGAGATTCTGGAATAAAAAATGCGCAATAATTATACGATATTGATCATTGATGATGTCAGTTTAAACGTCCTGCTGTTGAAAGGGATATTGGAAGAGATAGGGTTGTCCGTTCTTTCGGCCATGAATGGGCCAGACGGCCGCCGGATTGCCGAAGCCGAGCAGCCGGATCTTATTTTACTTGATATCATGATGCCTGGCGAAGACGGGTTTGAAACCTGCAATAAGCTGAAGGCCAATGCCGCGACAATTGACATCCCGATAATCTTTATTTCAGCTCTTGACGATCAGGCGAGTGTCGTTAAAGGACTCTCTATTGGCGGCTGGGACTATATCTGCAAGCCATTCAACATGGCTGAGGTCCAGGCCCGGGTCAAAAACTATCTTCGGTTGCAGTCTGCTTATAAAATGGTGATTGAAGAGCAGTCCAAACGCCTGCGGCAGATCTTTGATGCCCAGCAGGCCATTTTAGTCTCTCCTGATGCTGTTTCCGATGCCCAATTTGGGGTTTACTATCTGCCGGTGAATGAAGCTGGGGGAGATTTTTATGATGTCATGCAAATCAGTGATGATCTGTTCGGTTATTTTGTTTCCGACATCAGTGGCCATGACCTTGGCACCTCATTTGCCACTTCAGCATTAAAAGCTCTGATCAGGCAAAATTCATCCCAGCTCTATTCTACTTCCGAAACGATTCGGATCATTAATAAGATTCTCCTTACGCTCTTTACTGACGGACAGCATCTTACCGCGGTCTATGGCATTCTTGACAAGAAAAACATGACCTTCAGTCTGGTCAATGCCGCCCATCCTCCAATCCTCTATCTGCCGGTGGCCGGCGATCCTGTTTGGTTGCCGGCTAATAGTGATGTCATTGGTGTCTTTCAAGATGCGGTTTTTGAAACGCAGGTCATTAGTGTCCGGGAGGGGGATCGATTGATGTTATATACCGATGGTTTGATCGAAACCTTCTCCGGAAGGGCGATGAGCCGGGAGGAAGGGTATCAGTTGCTTGAGGCTGCCGGTAGCGCCACTACGGACTGTCCTTGCCAGGAGGCGGTGAATGATGTTGTCAGGACCATGTTTGCTGATGGCCGGAAGGCAGAGGATGATGTCCTCCTGCTTGGGATTGATATCAGCGTGTTTCGGACTCAAGTGACAAAAACAGGCTTTACGGTCATTTTGCCCGCGACTTTTAAGGCAATCGACTCGGTTGCAGAGAAAGTACAGAAATATCTCAATGCTCATGAGCTCTGTGAATCTGCCTTTGGAATTGTGTTAGGGTGTCGGGAGGCTTTGACCAATGCCGTTCGTCATGGCTCGCAGGGTGACCCCAACAAGAGGGTGACCTTTGAGCTTGCCCGGCGAGAAGCGTTGATAGTGATACAGGTTACAGACCAAGGACCGGGTTTTCACTGGCAGCAAGCATTGCACCGGGCGGCAAATATTTCTGACGAGGGTGGGCGTGGTTTTGCCATATTGCATCAATATTTTGATACAGTTGAGTTTAATCCCTCTGGGAATAAAATTGTGTTGTCGGTAAAGGGGGCTGGTCAGCCCGCTCGCTACTAGACGAACTGTCGTAGGGTAAATGGCCGATGGTTCAGTGTGCGCCATCGCCTTTCATATCATAGACGAAGACGAAAAAGAGGATTATGCCATGAGTGAAATTGTACAAGACGGTGGTTCTGTCACTATCAAACCCGGCAGTGATATTGTCGCCTCTGGGGTAGACAAACTGAAAAAGGAACTGAAAGGGGTTGTGGAAGGTGGTCTTTCCTCGTTGATAATTGATATGTCCGAAGTCAGGATGCTTGATTCTATGGGAATCGGCTTGTTGATTGCCACCTACAACTCTTTGAAGAAGAATGGGACGCCGATGGAGTTGATCCATGTCTCCGCTGATATTGCTACATTGCTCAAGAATATGCGGTTGAATCAGTACTTCAACATCTCCTGAGCCGTTTTCTTATGAAAAATGTAATCAAGGAGGTACGCGCGGTATGACTGCAATAGTCGAAGATGAAACCTTGCAGATGTATATCGAGGAATCGAAAGAGCATCTAGACACCATTGAAAGCGACTTGCTGGCGATTGAGCAGCAAGGCGAAAATATAGATGAGGCCTTGGTCAACAAGGTGTTTCGGGCCGCCCACTCCATCAAGGGCGGGGCAGGTTTCCTTGGTCTTAATACCATCAAGGAGCTTGCTCATAAGATTGAGAACGTGCTGGATATGATCCGTAATTACCAGATGGTTCCAATCCCTGATGTGGTCAATATCATTTTGGTGGCCTTTGATTTTCTGGGTGAATTGTTGAATGATGCGGTTCATAGTGGTGACAAGGATATCTCGTCACATGTCGAGGCCTTGCAGGCTCTGGCCACGGCCAATCTCAATGCTGAAGAGAAAAGATTGGCGACTCAGACCGAGGAGATTCTGGCAGATGATCTTTTGACCACATTTACTCTGACTGATTTTGATCTGAATCAGGCTCGTCGTGGTGGAAAAAATGTCTATATCCTCAAGTTTGATTTGATCCGGGACGTGCAGCGTAAGAATCAGACACCCTTCGCTCTGATGATGCAGCTGGATAGTCTGGGGTTGGTTTTGGATTTAAAGATTGGCATTGCCTCGGTTGGTGATCTGGATTCGGCTGAAATCTCTTCCGCTATTCCGATGTATGTCCTCTATGCCTCTGCTATTGAAGAAGATCTGATCGGCACAGTGCTTGATTTGGATAAAGAAGATATCCGCTTGATTTCCATAGTTGAAAGGGCGGAGTCAAATGGGCAGGGAGAACCGGAGTTACATGATGCCGTTGACTCCATGGAGGTCTCGATGGGTGAGCCGCCTGAACAGAAAGAGGTAGATCATCAACTGCAGGAAGAGATTAGGCCGGAAAAAAGAGCTGTTGTCCAGGAGAGTGATAGTCAGTTCGGTAAGAAGCCGCTCAGTACTAAGGTCAAATCTGCGGAAAGCGGGGCCGATTCGCTTCGGGTCAGCGTCGGGGTGCTCGACCAGTTGATGAACCGGGCAGGCGAGTTGGTGCTGGCCAGGAATCAACTCCTGCAGGCCCTCTCCCAGGGAGATCGGCAAAGTGTTAAGGTGGCAGGTCAGAGGATCAGCCTGGTCACCTCGGAGCTGCAGGAAACCATCATGCTGACCAGGATGCAGCCGGTGGGCAATATTTTTAATAAATTTCCACGGTTGGTACGTGATTTGGCCAGGAGCCTGGGCAAGGAGATGGAACTTTCCCTGGAAGGCAACGAAGTGGAGATGGATAAGACCATTATTGAAGGATTGGGTGATCCTCTGACCCATCTGGTGCGTAACTCTGCCGATCACGGCATTGAGATGCCGGATCACCGCAAGGACCATGGTAAGTCTATCAGCGGTCGTATTGTCTTGCGTGCGTTTCATGAGTCGGGCCAGGTTATTATTGAGATTGAAGACGATGGCAAGGGTCTTGATACTGACAAGCTGGCCGCCAAGGCCCTTGAAAAAGGCATCATTAACGAGCAGCAGCTTGATGCCATGACCGATGCAGAAAAGATGAACCTGATCATGCTGCCCGGGTTTTCCACCGCCGAGAAGGTTACCGACGTCTCTGGCCGCGGGGTGGGTATGGATGTGGTCAAGACCAATCTGGACAAACTGGGTGGTCAGGTTGAAATTCAATCCCAAGTCGGCAAAGGCACCGTGGTCCGCATCAAGCTGCCCCTGACGCTTGCCATTATTCCCAGCCTCTTGGTGTCGAGCTGCGGCCAGAGGTTTGCTTTGCCCCAGGTCAATGTCGGCGAACTCTTGCGCATCCCGGCCAATCAGATCCGTGAAAAGATCGATAAGGTAGGCGGAGCGGATGTCCTTACCCTGCGCGGTGAGTTGATTCCGTTACTTCAGTTAAACAATGTGCTTGGCTTGCAACAAACCTACTTTGATGCAAAGTTGGGTGTCATTCGTGAAGACCGGCGGCAGCGCTTGATTGACGATCGCCTCATCAATCAGGAGGGGGAGAGTGTCTCCCCTTCGCCGGTAGCTAAGGAGGAACATTCAGTAGGTCTTGAGATGCCTGAGCGGCGGGGCAGCCGGTCAAGCGATATCTGTATCGTCGTTTTGCAGACTGGCGCCTTCAAGTATGGCATGGTGGTGAACGAGGTCCACGACACTATTGAAATTGTAGTCAAGCCCTTAGGGCGACACTTGAAAAACTGCGACGTCTATGCCGGCGCCACTATCATGGGTGATGGCCGGGTCTCCTTGATTCTGGATGTGGCAGGCCTTGCCCGTCATGCCGATTTGCGCTCGCTCTCCGATGCCGAGAAAAAGGCCCATCAAGAACTTAAGGGCGCAAGCGAGGAATCGACCAGACAGTCGCTCCTGCTCTTCAGGAATGGCGCTGAAGAGCATTGCGCAGTCCCCTTACGCTTAGTCTTGCGTGTGGAGCAGATCAAGACCTCCGATATCGAGATCAAGGGCGGCAAAAAGGTTATTCAGTACCGGGGCGGCAGCCTGCCGGTGTTTGCCTTGGAAGAGGTGGCGAGCGTTGAGATGCTGGAAGAGTCCGACAAGCTGGCGGTGCTTTTGTTTGTGATTGGCGGCCATGAGGTAGGATTGTTGGCGGTACCGCCGCTTGATGTCATAGAAGTAGACCTGGTGGTTGATGAATCAACTCTGCGCCAGACCGGCATCAGCGGTTCTGCTATCATTCAGGGCAAGACCACGCTGCTCGTTAATATCTTTGAGGTGATTTATGCCTTGAAGCCTGACTGGCAGCAGCATGACACGACTATCACCAACTCGGCAGGGGGAGCGGCTGCTTCGTCAATTCTTCTGGTTGAGGACTCTCAGTTTTTCCGTTCTCAGGTAAAACATTTTATTGAAGATGCGGGGTACCGGGTCATTGAGGCGGAAGATGGGGTCGAGGCCTGGGCGATTCTGGAAAAGCGTGCGACTGAAATCGGCTTGGTTATCACCGATATTGAGATGCCCAACATGAACGGTTTTGAACTGACTTTTAAGATCAAAAACGATCCACGCTTCAGCCATCTTGAGGTAATCGCTCTGACTTCGCTGGCTGGGGAGGAGGATGTGGCCAAGGGCAAAAAGGTCGGCATCGACGAGTATCAGGTGAAGTTGGACCGTGATAATCTGATTCAGAGTGTCGCGGCCCGGATGCCACGGTGAATGAAGGGAGGATGTGCTTTGCTTGTCTACCGAATCTTATATAAACCATAGAGAAGAAGTTCTCTTGAAAATAGAAACGGTTTGCCGGGGCCTCCATGTCTTCGGCAGCAATTAACAGTTTGCGATTCAAACAAAATGGGAGAATGGTTATGCAATGGTTCGATGATATGAAAATAGGCAAGAAACTTATTTCCAGTTTTATTTTGATGGCCCTTATCGCTGGTGGTATCGGGTGGGTCGGTGTCGTCAATATTCGCCATATTGATGATCAAGACACATTCTTGTATGAGAAGACGACTGTCCCGATAGCACTGTTGGTGACGATTTCGACCAATTTTCATCGGATTCGGGTTAATCTTCGGGATATGTTGCTGACCGAGGACCAGGCGGAAAGACAAGAGTTTAGTCAACGTATCGATGAGTTGACCAAAGCTTTAGGAAAGGCAGAGCAGGAGTATGAGA
This genomic stretch from Desulfobulbaceae bacterium harbors:
- a CDS encoding STAS domain-containing protein, with the protein product MADGSVCAIAFHIIDEDEKEDYAMSEIVQDGGSVTIKPGSDIVASGVDKLKKELKGVVEGGLSSLIIDMSEVRMLDSMGIGLLIATYNSLKKNGTPMELIHVSADIATLLKNMRLNQYFNIS
- a CDS encoding response regulator codes for the protein MTAIVEDETLQMYIEESKEHLDTIESDLLAIEQQGENIDEALVNKVFRAAHSIKGGAGFLGLNTIKELAHKIENVLDMIRNYQMVPIPDVVNIILVAFDFLGELLNDAVHSGDKDISSHVEALQALATANLNAEEKRLATQTEEILADDLLTTFTLTDFDLNQARRGGKNVYILKFDLIRDVQRKNQTPFALMMQLDSLGLVLDLKIGIASVGDLDSAEISSAIPMYVLYASAIEEDLIGTVLDLDKEDIRLISIVERAESNGQGEPELHDAVDSMEVSMGEPPEQKEVDHQLQEEIRPEKRAVVQESDSQFGKKPLSTKVKSAESGADSLRVSVGVLDQLMNRAGELVLARNQLLQALSQGDRQSVKVAGQRISLVTSELQETIMLTRMQPVGNIFNKFPRLVRDLARSLGKEMELSLEGNEVEMDKTIIEGLGDPLTHLVRNSADHGIEMPDHRKDHGKSISGRIVLRAFHESGQVIIEIEDDGKGLDTDKLAAKALEKGIINEQQLDAMTDAEKMNLIMLPGFSTAEKVTDVSGRGVGMDVVKTNLDKLGGQVEIQSQVGKGTVVRIKLPLTLAIIPSLLVSSCGQRFALPQVNVGELLRIPANQIREKIDKVGGADVLTLRGELIPLLQLNNVLGLQQTYFDAKLGVIREDRRQRLIDDRLINQEGESVSPSPVAKEEHSVGLEMPERRGSRSSDICIVVLQTGAFKYGMVVNEVHDTIEIVVKPLGRHLKNCDVYAGATIMGDGRVSLILDVAGLARHADLRSLSDAEKKAHQELKGASEESTRQSLLLFRNGAEEHCAVPLRLVLRVEQIKTSDIEIKGGKKVIQYRGGSLPVFALEEVASVEMLEESDKLAVLLFVIGGHEVGLLAVPPLDVIEVDLVVDESTLRQTGISGSAIIQGKTTLLVNIFEVIYALKPDWQQHDTTITNSAGGAAASSILLVEDSQFFRSQVKHFIEDAGYRVIEAEDGVEAWAILEKRATEIGLVITDIEMPNMNGFELTFKIKNDPRFSHLEVIALTSLAGEEDVAKGKKVGIDEYQVKLDRDNLIQSVAARMPR
- a CDS encoding response regulator, producing the protein MTRTTAVNSRYALEEVLANLDSRDLIKARIVLGHFSHLEEGAQRRILFELNRRDDQMCLAMLVYLISTNQQAREKYSDIAESILAKVLDEPQDLLSLLTSCRGVEMCYCIELVGKIRLREAVPELIQLLASHSDPVILKAAIVALGVIGSPDAVNAITGIILSGSDSLILPAIQALGQIASPTAMQRLVECLGTDEAIDMIILDIFAAIQDDVALEILNKTLQSRSAVLRNYSKSKLIAIGNKAVPILIANLASPDSDLQIHSLNALLEIGDDSAVMPIRKLITTQPHNANVRFAAFEALANLPVRKGDYIWASGLLDSESNIRLAAAKAIERTLDDVLSAGIRNMVRNQDQEAVQVVRAVLDSQSKNIVLNLIRHEIGVDLVIDYLTSQAHQDIRAFFFQVLLEAGYADLAQVVIDSQKQQGVKESIKVCAVDDSRMILSVYRSVLNELGYESELFTNPEVALDWLKINQVGFVCTDLNMPEMTGIDLTRALRKIFNKEQLPIIMVTTQNDRQEHGEAIAAGVNCIAAKPFDAKSLQAAIATIHHVSP
- a CDS encoding response regulator → MKLDWDMTILVVDDTGFMRKIIADILQKIGFKNIVVAVDGLDAIEKLKEHRVGLIRSDWNIPNMDGLALLKHVRQDEQNKDVLFIMATAQADKTNISIAMEAGANSHIAKPFDEGQIKLKIDEIFGITTETATIQSQPRVVAGKVKMKIGHIQITDHLALGVLNHQINTGEVTPKYFELESLCMAGWNPVQDTLENGQVDGAFVLAPIAMDLFGFGVDIRLILLAHKNGSIFVRSRNTPFLDYASEAEFYKYKAVNIPHKMSIHHLLAHQYLSGLGLKPGVPGAGKAINVRFEVAPPIQMPAIMKENDEVGGFIVAEPIGSSAIKAGIADLQFISSSLWPEHPCCVVAMRNEFIQQYPDAVHEFTALLMQAGKYAEQNKAIAAEIAVPFLDPHKTLGLQQAVIQKVLEDPQGITMRDLYPVLEDLDKIQRYMFDSMGVGKIIDLEKLVDLKFARAAG
- a CDS encoding SpoIIE family protein phosphatase is translated as MRNNYTILIIDDVSLNVLLLKGILEEIGLSVLSAMNGPDGRRIAEAEQPDLILLDIMMPGEDGFETCNKLKANAATIDIPIIFISALDDQASVVKGLSIGGWDYICKPFNMAEVQARVKNYLRLQSAYKMVIEEQSKRLRQIFDAQQAILVSPDAVSDAQFGVYYLPVNEAGGDFYDVMQISDDLFGYFVSDISGHDLGTSFATSALKALIRQNSSQLYSTSETIRIINKILLTLFTDGQHLTAVYGILDKKNMTFSLVNAAHPPILYLPVAGDPVWLPANSDVIGVFQDAVFETQVISVREGDRLMLYTDGLIETFSGRAMSREEGYQLLEAAGSATTDCPCQEAVNDVVRTMFADGRKAEDDVLLLGIDISVFRTQVTKTGFTVILPATFKAIDSVAEKVQKYLNAHELCESAFGIVLGCREALTNAVRHGSQGDPNKRVTFELARREALIVIQVTDQGPGFHWQQALHRAANISDEGGRGFAILHQYFDTVEFNPSGNKIVLSVKGAGQPARY